The sequence below is a genomic window from Fibrobacter sp. UWB10.
GTCGCAGTGCGGTAAGTGCGGTCTTTGCCTTCGAGGCTGTCGTTTTTGTCCAATTTTTCTTGAAGGTCGTCGTCCAGAGTTTCTGTTGAACGGTCGCGCTTACGGCTCCATTCGGCAAGTGTTTCGCCAGATTTGTCGACAATGATTGCGCGTACGGTGTCTGGATTCTTGGCGAGGGCGCCGAACAGCACGAGGCATTCGCGGCAGTCGCTGTGTCCGCCTAAATAAAGAATCTCGCTGCCGTCGGGGATTTCTGCCGGCGGGTATCCGGGCGGAAGCTTGGCCATGCCGCCTTTGTAATGCTTGCTGATTTCAACGACTTCTTCGAGCGTGGGCGTCAGATTGCGCAAATCACGCTGGTTTTCGCCTTCGAGGGCGCGGCGGGCTGGGTCGATGGTGAAGTAATCTGCCGCGTTTTCGACCGAGCGCACGTCGCGGCACTGGGTGTCAACAGATTTCCCGAGGGCCTGCATGTTGTAGCGGTACATGGCAAGGCGGTCTCCGTCGAGGTCGAAGCCGGTAACCTTTAGGGTTTCGGGCAAGAAAAGGCTATCGCCGCCCATGCCGCAGCAAAGGTCGCTTACAGTGCCTTCGGTTGGCCAAAGTTTAGCTTTCCAGCGACCGATATCTTTCGCGGTGCTCTGCTCTAGGGCAAGGCGGTCACAAAGCAGAAATTTGCCTTTGCCGCTTTTGTCTTCAAAGAATTTTTCACGGTACTTGGGCACAAGTGCCATGTAATCCATAATGGCGGAGCGTTCTTCGTTGCTGTAGCCCTCTTTGGCAAGGCGTGTCGAAACCTGCAAAGCGTCTAGCCGCTTAGAAAAGGCTTCTTCAATAAAGCCTTGAATCTTAGCCGAGGTGAGCAGGTCCCAGAAATTCATGTTTGCAAAGATACCTTTTTTAAATTTAGTTATATTGCAAGGCATGAATAATTCCCTTGATTTTATCGGCGATGTTCACGGACACTGCGATGAACTCCGCGCCTTGTTGCAAAAGCTAGGTTATGTGGAGTCTGCAGGTGCGTTCCGGTATCCGGGCGGTGAACGGTCGGTGGTATTCTTGGGGGATTTCGTAGACCGCGGGCCCAATGCGCGCGAATCGTTGAATCTGGTGCGCGCCATGCGCGATGCCGGGTCGGCAATTGCGTTAATGGGAAACCATGAATTTAACATGCTTTCATTCTGGCAAAAGAATGGGGCTGGTGGCGGTCATTTCTTGCATCGCTTTAAAGACGGCTTTTTGCGCGAACACAGCTTTAACAAGATTGCAATCCATTCGCGGACGGTTACCTCTTTCGTGGGGCACAAACAAGAGTTTCTAGAAGCTCTTGAATTTGTGAAAACGTTGCCGGTTTACTTGGAAACAGAATCTTTTAGGGCGCAACACGCTTGTTTTGATGTCGATGCAGTTGCTGCGTTAAAGCGCGAAGGCATTACTTGCTTTGCCGATGGCAATTTCGACGAACTCATTGCCCGTGCAAATGATGAAGATTTTGAATACGAAGATAGCCTTTTTGTGCCCATGAGCACGCTTTTGAAGGGCCCGGAAATGCCTTTGCCCGAAGGCGAGCATTTTACCGATGCCGAAGGCGTTCGCCGTATTAAGACTCGTATTGCTTGGTGGCTGGACCCCACTAAGGCGAGTTTTCAGGAATTGTGCTTTCAACCGGGTGTTTCGATGGATGTTAAAGCCGATGTATTGCCGTCGGTACGTGCTCGAAAATTTTACGGCGAAAATGAACGCCCCGTTTTCTTTGGGCATTATTGGTTGACGGGTCTCCCGAAATTGATTCGCGATAATGTGTGCTGTCTAGATTTTAGTGTTGCCGGTTACCGCGGAGACGGCCGATTGGTGGCGTACCGCTTTGATGGCGAACAGAAATTGGATGAAAGAAAATTTGTGTGGGTCGAGGCCTCTACTCGATGAAAAAACTCTCGTCTCTAAAATTTACGGTCGTTCTGTTAATCGCATTTTTGCTGCTAACCTTTTGGGGCGTACTTGCCCAAGTGAATGCCGAATCTGCGGGGTTGCCCGCATCGGTTGCGGTAGACCGTTTTTTTGGCAGCTATTTCATTTGGATTTTAGGTGTGATTCCGTTGCCGGCATTTAAAGGCCTTGCGGTGTTGGCGGCAGTGAATGTACTTGCCTCGCTTATGTTCCGCATGCCTCGCGGATTAAAAAATGTAGGCCTATGGGTGATTCATATTGCTTTATTGGTCTTGCTTGTAGGCGGTGTTGTCGAAAGCGAAATCAAACGGGAATACAACGGGTATCGCGATGTGTCAATTGCCAATGCGACAGTTTCTTATTTCGCCGTCGATGATAGCTTGAGAGTGACTCCAGTTGAAGTCGATGAAAATGAATATGTCTACTCGGTCCATTATCACGGCAGGGTAGATGATGTGATGGGAACGTCGGTGGATTTGTACAAGGCAACCTACGATCCCTTGCGTTTTGTGCCTTATGCGTTTATGGTGCTGTTCCTTTTGGGAGCGTTTATTCACTATGTAGTCAAAATTCGCTGTAAACAAAAAGCTCAAACATCGTCTGTTGTTAAAGCTTTGCCATTTGTCTTGATGCTTGCGGCTTTGCCGGTGGATTCTCATGCCTCTGCACGCCCCATCCCGATTTGGGAAGCTTTGCATTCGGACACCCCGGTTTTGGTAGAATCTTCAGTGCGTCCGTTTGATTCTTTTGCGCGAGGTTTCCTTGATAATTTGAGCGGTCGCGTGAAGTACAAAAAGATTGCTGCAGCCGATGTGGTGCGCCATATTTTGGTTTCTCCTGAATCGGCTAGACATTACGAAATTTTTAAGGTGCTTCGCAATGAAGTGTTGGTGATTCTACATTTGCCGCAAGAAAAACGCTATGTGAGCTATGCGGAACTCGCTCCGTTAAAAGATGTCCTTAAGCTTTATGCATCTCGTAACGATGACTTGGCGGCGACTGCAGAAATGCGTCGACTTTATTCGAATTTGCTACTGTACGAATCTGTGGCAGACCATTCGGCATTTTCAATTGTCACGAAATATTCCTTGACGCATTCCGATGTGAATCCTCATCGCCTAAAGGCCGAAGTTTTATACCATTGGCTGAATCTGGCCTTGTTTGCCTTTGTGGCGGCAATGCTTGCCGGTCTTTTGGCTTCGTTGAATGTGGCGTTTCGGTCTTTAAAGCTTGATACTGTTGCCAATGTTTTCTGCATTGTGACGGCCGTTATATTGACAGCCTTGTTTGCAATGCGTAGCTATGTCGCAGCCCGTCCGCCAATGTCGAGCTTGTATGAGGTCGTAATGTTGGTGGCGCTGCTGTTAATGTGTTTTGAATCGGGTGCATTTGTGTTCTGCAAACGCCGTAGCTATACCTTGATGATTCCGATAACTTTAATGGCGGCCGCACTCCTGTTTTTTGCCAAGTTTATCTTGGAACCGGGCGATACGTTCCAGCCCATTTCTGCTGTGCTGAATTCGTCGGTATTTTTGACGGTTCACGTGTTTACGATTGCGCTTGGCTTTGCGGGAATGATTTTGTCGGGGGTGGTTGCGCATTTGGTTCTGTACCGTGGTGCGAAAGCGACGCCTCTTTATACGTTGATGTATGCGTCGCTTGTTTTTGGTGCCGTATTTACGGTTCTGGGAACGCTCCTCGGTGGCGTTTGGGCTGATTTTGCCTGGGGCCGTTTTTGGGGCTTTGATCCGAAGGAATGCGGTGCGCTATTTGTGATTCTATGGGCTATGCTTGCCCTCCATTTGCGGGCGGGTAAATTGGTGTCGTTGCGTGGTTTTGCAATCATAAATTGCTTTAATGTGATTGTCACGTTCCTTTGCTGGTTCGGCGTGAACCTGCTTGGCGTAGGCTTGCACAGTTACGGATTCCAAAGTAATTCCGTCATTTGGCTTGTCGCGTTTATAGTGGTAGATTTGATTATGATAGCCCTGCTTACGTATCGCCTTCGCCGAATTTTCGCCTACTAATTATCTATATTTAGTTCATGCTTCAATGGGATACTTTGCTTTCTGCGACGCGCTACGGGCACCCTGCTGATTTGGACCCGAACCGTTCCGATTTCCATCGCGATTACGACCGCATTGTTTTTTCGACGGCTTTTAGACGCCTTGGTCGCAAGACTCAGGTGCACCCGTTCTCGGTGAACGATCACGTGCATAGCCGCTTGACTCACAGTATCGAAGTTTCGAGCGTGGGCCGCAGCCTTGCCATTACGGTGTACCACCTGATAAAAAAGTATCTGCCCAAGTATATTAACGAATACCATTTTGGAACCATCGTGCAGTCTGCATGCTTGGCTCACGATATCGGCAACCCGCCTTTTGGCCATGCGGGCGAAGCTGCTATTCGTGAATGGTTCCGCAAGAACCGCAATTCCGCTCCGCTCCGTGATTTGAGCGAAACTGAAATTGCCGACTTTGAAAATTTTGATGGCAATGCACAAGGTCACCGCATTTTGAGCAAGCTGGAATACCACTTTTTGGATGGTGGCATGCGCTTGACTTACGCAACTTTGGGCGCCATGATTAAGTATCCGCAACTTGCCAAGTTCGGTTCTCCGACAAGCTTGTTCGCGACCGAAGCTGACCTTTACCGCGTTACGGCATACACGCTCGGCATTCCCGAAGTGGAAACGGGCAAGTGGGTGCGTCACCCGCTGGTGTACTTGATGGAAGCTGCCGACGATATTTGTTACAGCATTTTGGATGTGGAAGACGCCATTGAACTTGGCATTTTGAGCTACGGCGATGTGCGTGGTATGTTCAGCTACTTGTGTGGCCCCGATGTGGACATTGACCGCGAATTCCAGGAAAACGGCCAGAACTTCCGCGACTTCTTGAGCAGCGTGCGTGGTCGCGCTATCCAGAACTTGATTGACGATGTGGCCGTAACCTTCGTGAACCATTACGAAGAAATCATGGCAGGGGAGCGAGTCAAGCATTTGACGAATCTTTCCCGTTCCGACGTAATGGAAGGTATCCGCATTGCAAAGCGCTTGGGTGTGGAACGCATTTACCCTGACCGCCGTAAGACCGAACTTGAAGTCGGTAGCTACACGACGCTTGCCACGGTGCTTGATGCCTTTATCAACGGCGTTTACGACTTCCGCTTGAATGGCAACAATTCTTACCGCGCCGACCGCATTGTGCGACTTATCGGCCAGGCAAAAATTGGCCAGAGCGTGACGGTGGCAGAAGCTTACCACCAGGTGCTCGACTTTGTGAGCGGCATGACGGATAACTACGCCACCTACCTTGCTCGCCAAATTGGCGGCCTTGCCATGGGATACTAAGCCCGTATGGTTTGGCTGTTCGATTACGATTTGACTCTATACGGAACCGAGGAACGGTGTGTCATCAATTCGCTGGACCACCGGATTTCTCTGTTTGTGCAAAAAACAGTCGGCGGTGATTTTGAGTCGGCGCATAAGATTCGTACTGATTATTTGGAACGGTTCGGAACGACGCTTGCAGGCTTGATGGCCATGAACAATACGGATCCCGACGATTTCTTCGATTTTATCCATGTGCCGGATTTTTTGATTTACCCCAAGAAAGCGCCCGAAAAGTTGGCCTTATTGCAAAGCTTGAAAGGTCCGCGATTCGTGTTTACGAACGGTCGTCACGACTGGAGCGAGGCGGGTATGGCTCACATGGGGATTGATTCGGCCATCGATGGCGTGTTTGACTTGAAACAGCTTGACTGGGTCGGTAAACCGCACGACAGCGCCTACGTGAAAATGGAAAAGTGGCTTGCCGAAAAGCTTGCTGGTATGGGCATCGCTTATCCCGAAAATCCAAAGGAAATCGTGCTGCTCGAAGATTCTCTCCGCAATCTGGAGCCGGCGCATCGCCGCGGCTGGACAACGATTTTTGTGAATCCGACTACAGATACCCCCAATTGGGTGGATTACCATATTCCGCATCTGATGGATTTGGCAAAGATTTTTTAATTAATGCCACACGGATTGTACTAAAGTACTAAATGCTAGACTCGGAAATAGGCTTGTAAACAATCCTACTTCACTCGTCTTACGCATTTATTGGATTTTGCTAACGCAAAATCTGTTCTATAAAAGATGTGGTAATGGATGTCTGAATACTCTTTTTTGTATTTTATATGTGTATGAAAATTTCTGCCTTTTTAGCTGTGTTTTGCCTTTTGGCGGTGTCGTTTGCTCAAGCGATGCCTGAACCTGCGAAGCGTAATAGCTTTAACAATATGACTGTTACGACGGAGTATTCGGAACTTTTGAAAGAAAAGAATGCCCGTAACGATTCGCTTTTGCCGGCCCTCGATGGCGACAAGGCCTTTGCCGAAGTGCTTCGTCTGAATCCGAACTTTTGGAGCTTGGGCGGTGAACTTAAAAAAGAAGAATCCCTGGTGACAAAGCTTAATGCGAAGGTCATTTTCATTGACGGTATTCGCGAAGATCCGTTCTGCGAATTGGACAAGAATGCGGGCAGCAATGCCGGCGAATGGAATGTGCGCATTGGCGTAGACTTTGTTTCGGGCGGTTCCAATACGGTGCATATTCACGTGCAACAGTGCTTGGACTATGTGCGCGATCAGTTGGGCTATGCAATCAAGAAGGGCGACAAGATTGTATTTGTTCCGCCCAAGAAGGTTCTCGATAAAATCAAGGAAAGCGAAATTCCTGACGCCATTGATATCGACTTGCAGCAGACGCTTTTGAAGGCCCACGAAGACGTGAACCTGACCGGCAAATGCCCGAAAGATATCGAAGCCTACATTATTTTGATGAATGTTTATGAACAAGTTAAAAGTCAGAAAATGGACTACGTGGTTATTAATGACCAGTTGAACAAGAAACGTAATGGTGCTGGTCGCGTGCAGAGCTGCGCCTTTAGCCGTGAATGGAACAAGCGTTACCACGAAAGTGCAAGTTTTGAATGCGATATCGATAACGACCGCTGCACTTACCGCCAAGAAAACGACGGCAATTCCGACTGGTCCATCAATTACGACAAAGACCGCTTTGAATACATCAATAAAAAATTCCTGTTCTTTAACAGGAATCCGAAAAGCATTCATAAGGGCGGCACCATGCTCGACCTTCGTCTGCTCCGCCTTTCGACGAACTTGTGGCTCGAAGCCTATTTGAACCTGAAGGGCGACCCCGTGACTCTCGGCTTGATTATCGTTCCTGGTGGCGACAAATCAATCGAAGATTACGACGACGGCAGCGAAGAAAACGACGGTACAATGTTCGAATAGAGGTGTATTTTAGCGTTTTTTGCAACATTTGGCTCCAATGAGACTGATTTTAGAAGAATCTAGACGAATGGAGTTGCCGAAACGATTAAATAATATATATTTAGAGCGGATAGATTTTCAAGGAGAATTTCATGAACAAGTTTATCAAGGCTTCTCTTATTGCAGCAATGCTTGCTGCTCCGATTATGGCCGATGAAGAATTCGGCGGTATTGGTGTGACCATTTATCAGATTCGCGACGGTGTCAAGGTGGCCGAAGTTATTCCGGGTACCCCTGCTGCCGAAACCAAGCTCCAGGCCGGTGACGTGATTACCGCTGTCGACGGTGTGAGCCTGAAGGGCAACGACATCGAAGCTTCCAAGTCCATGCTTCGCGGTCAAGTGAACAAGCCGCTCGAAATCACCTACGTGAGCGAAGGCGAAACTTATACGGCTACAATCCGCCGCGCCCAGATTACCGTGAAGGATCTGGAAAGCTCTAAGGTTGAATCTTGGTACAACAAGGCTGAATTCAACGCTCAGGAACTTGAAACCTTCGCAAGCGCAACCGAAGACAACAGTAAACAGCTGGTGGCCGTGCTCCAACAGGGTTCGCTGGTCGCTTCTGACGCCAAGGTGAAGGCCACGAACTTGAACGGCATTTATGTGGAACGCGTAAAGGAATTTGCCCCGAGCCCCAAGGTGAATGCTAATGTCAAGCCGGCTTCGGCAACGCTCAAGGGCTTTAGCCGCAAGGCCATTAGCTTTGACCTTAAGTCTGCAGGTACCGCTCACATCACGATCTTGAATTCTGATGGTGCTGAAGTGGCAAGCCTCCGTGCCGACAATGCTCAGCCGGGCTTCAACACTCTCCGTTGGAATGGCGAAAACGTTCCGAGCGGTCGTTACCTTGTTCGTATTGACCACAACGGCTCTGTCTCTGGCAAGAACGCCGTGCTGAAGTAATAAACACTTGATTAATGATTTATAGAAATTCTCTGAGTGCATCAGAGAATTTTTTTTTGTATAAAATAAGATTCTTGCTTGTGAAACAAAGCGTCGGCCAAGGAAGGGGAGGGTGCAGGGAGGGGACCGTGCGGCCTTCGCAACTCTGAGCTAGGTCCCCTCCCGCATAATATTTGAATTTAAATGAAAAAGAAGTGAGTCTTAGGGAGTGAAACTTCCTATATTTGCCCCAACGTGATTTTATCTAGAACCCATCATCTTCTGTGGGCTTTTTTGGCATTATGGATTTTTGCCATCGCCGCTCCGACCGCCTTCGGTCAGGAGATGACTCGCTTTGAACTTGAAGAACGCGAGCAGGTCGAAGAAGATACGACCGAAGTGGACTGGATGAACGACACGACTGGTGTCGATACGATTGAATACCACGCCGTAGACTTGGTTTACGATGTCGATAAATCGACTTTCAACTTGAACAATAGTGCCCAGCTCAAGTACCGTACCGCGACTTTGGATGCCGACACGATTTTGTTCGATCAGGAAAACAGCATTTTGGCGGCAACTGGCGAACCGGTTCTTCGCGAAACCAAGAACCCATCGCTTTCGGGTATGCGGCTTAAGTACAACATGAAAAGCCGTATTGGTGAAATCTATTACGCGACTACGTATCAGGATAACCAACAGCTGAACGGTATGGAAGTGCGTCGCTTGCCTGACCAGCGAATTCAGATTGCTCGTGGTGACTTTAGTACCTGTAATGATTCTACGCACCAGCACTTCTATTTTTACGGACGACGCATGGTGGTAAAGCCCAAGGAAACGATTACCGCACGGCCGGTGGTGTTGAATATTGCCGATGTGCCGGTGGCGGTGCTCCCGATGATTGTGGCTCCTTTAAAGAGCGGACGTAAGTCAGGTTTGTTAACGCCTAAGTTCGGTGGCGACCAGAAGCAGGGGTATTACATGAGTAACCTCGGCTTTTATTACGCCGCAAATGACTACTGGGATGCAACCATCAAAGGTGACATTATCGAAGGTGATGAAGCCCGTTTTGAACGCTCGACTTTGACTGGTGAAGTCCGTTATAAAAAGCGTTACGTGCTTGATGGAAACGTGTCGTACAAGGCGTACCTCGAAGAATTCGATTTCGGAAACAGTGGCTACGATATTCGCTTTACGCATAACCAGAACTTGACTCCAGACGGAAAGCAGACTTTGAGTGGTTCGGGCTCGTTCGTTTCTAGCCAGAGCATTCGTAAAGATAAGGCACTCGATGCCGAAACGATTTTGGACCAACAGGCAAACGCTCAGTTGACTTATTCAGGACGCTTTGGAACGAACAAGAGCTTGACAATTAAAGCTCGCCAGAACCATAACTTGGTGACTGACATGATGGAACGTGAAATTCCTGACATTCAGTACCGCAT
It includes:
- a CDS encoding metallophosphoesterase: MNNSLDFIGDVHGHCDELRALLQKLGYVESAGAFRYPGGERSVVFLGDFVDRGPNARESLNLVRAMRDAGSAIALMGNHEFNMLSFWQKNGAGGGHFLHRFKDGFLREHSFNKIAIHSRTVTSFVGHKQEFLEALEFVKTLPVYLETESFRAQHACFDVDAVAALKREGITCFADGNFDELIARANDEDFEYEDSLFVPMSTLLKGPEMPLPEGEHFTDAEGVRRIKTRIAWWLDPTKASFQELCFQPGVSMDVKADVLPSVRARKFYGENERPVFFGHYWLTGLPKLIRDNVCCLDFSVAGYRGDGRLVAYRFDGEQKLDERKFVWVEASTR
- a CDS encoding deoxyguanosinetriphosphate triphosphohydrolase, producing MLQWDTLLSATRYGHPADLDPNRSDFHRDYDRIVFSTAFRRLGRKTQVHPFSVNDHVHSRLTHSIEVSSVGRSLAITVYHLIKKYLPKYINEYHFGTIVQSACLAHDIGNPPFGHAGEAAIREWFRKNRNSAPLRDLSETEIADFENFDGNAQGHRILSKLEYHFLDGGMRLTYATLGAMIKYPQLAKFGSPTSLFATEADLYRVTAYTLGIPEVETGKWVRHPLVYLMEAADDICYSILDVEDAIELGILSYGDVRGMFSYLCGPDVDIDREFQENGQNFRDFLSSVRGRAIQNLIDDVAVTFVNHYEEIMAGERVKHLTNLSRSDVMEGIRIAKRLGVERIYPDRRKTELEVGSYTTLATVLDAFINGVYDFRLNGNNSYRADRIVRLIGQAKIGQSVTVAEAYHQVLDFVSGMTDNYATYLARQIGGLAMGY
- a CDS encoding pyrimidine 5'-nucleotidase, translated to MVWLFDYDLTLYGTEERCVINSLDHRISLFVQKTVGGDFESAHKIRTDYLERFGTTLAGLMAMNNTDPDDFFDFIHVPDFLIYPKKAPEKLALLQSLKGPRFVFTNGRHDWSEAGMAHMGIDSAIDGVFDLKQLDWVGKPHDSAYVKMEKWLAEKLAGMGIAYPENPKEIVLLEDSLRNLEPAHRRGWTTIFVNPTTDTPNWVDYHIPHLMDLAKIF
- the ccsA gene encoding cytochrome c biogenesis protein CcsA is translated as MKKLSSLKFTVVLLIAFLLLTFWGVLAQVNAESAGLPASVAVDRFFGSYFIWILGVIPLPAFKGLAVLAAVNVLASLMFRMPRGLKNVGLWVIHIALLVLLVGGVVESEIKREYNGYRDVSIANATVSYFAVDDSLRVTPVEVDENEYVYSVHYHGRVDDVMGTSVDLYKATYDPLRFVPYAFMVLFLLGAFIHYVVKIRCKQKAQTSSVVKALPFVLMLAALPVDSHASARPIPIWEALHSDTPVLVESSVRPFDSFARGFLDNLSGRVKYKKIAAADVVRHILVSPESARHYEIFKVLRNEVLVILHLPQEKRYVSYAELAPLKDVLKLYASRNDDLAATAEMRRLYSNLLLYESVADHSAFSIVTKYSLTHSDVNPHRLKAEVLYHWLNLALFAFVAAMLAGLLASLNVAFRSLKLDTVANVFCIVTAVILTALFAMRSYVAARPPMSSLYEVVMLVALLLMCFESGAFVFCKRRSYTLMIPITLMAAALLFFAKFILEPGDTFQPISAVLNSSVFLTVHVFTIALGFAGMILSGVVAHLVLYRGAKATPLYTLMYASLVFGAVFTVLGTLLGGVWADFAWGRFWGFDPKECGALFVILWAMLALHLRAGKLVSLRGFAIINCFNVIVTFLCWFGVNLLGVGLHSYGFQSNSVIWLVAFIVVDLIMIALLTYRLRRIFAY
- a CDS encoding PDZ domain-containing protein — encoded protein: MNKFIKASLIAAMLAAPIMADEEFGGIGVTIYQIRDGVKVAEVIPGTPAAETKLQAGDVITAVDGVSLKGNDIEASKSMLRGQVNKPLEITYVSEGETYTATIRRAQITVKDLESSKVESWYNKAEFNAQELETFASATEDNSKQLVAVLQQGSLVASDAKVKATNLNGIYVERVKEFAPSPKVNANVKPASATLKGFSRKAISFDLKSAGTAHITILNSDGAEVASLRADNAQPGFNTLRWNGENVPSGRYLVRIDHNGSVSGKNAVLK